In Acidobacteriota bacterium, the genomic window GTTTTTCGCCGCACTCGATTTTTTTATCATTGCCTGCGAATTGCCAACTATCAGGCAAAAAATTAATAGAACCGGGGAAACGAAACGCAAAAACTTATGCATGACAACATCCTCACTAGCCGTGTTCTGTTTGGGGTAGTTTATTCAAATCTGTTCGCATTCACCTGGAGAGGAAAGCGGAACCCAAACCGCGTGAGATTATAGCACGCCCAAGTTGAGAATTTTCAAGCGGTGAGTTCAATAGATAATTTCGGGTTTCGCAAAACTGCTTAATTTTTTTTCGCCAGCCTCTCTTTCAAAATTCTCGCCTGATCGAAAATCACATCATATCTGTCTCCGACACTATTCAAATCAAACGAATGCCACTCATCAAGCGCCGCCTTCATTGCGGAATTAATGGTTTTCATTTCCTCCTGCTCGGCACTTACCGATTGTTTACGCTCTTTGGCACGCATCAGTAATAAATTCGCCCAACTGACCAGGTAATCGGTTCGTTGCAAAGATTCCATCACCGAACGGGCACGCTTTGAAATATCAAGTCGCGTAGGCGAAACTCCATTAATAGTCGAATGGCAACTGGCACACAGGTTGGCGATTTCCGACGGAGAGTAGATTACCGATGCCCCCATATGCCCGTGACAGGTAGCGCAGGAGGGACCGGTTTCAGAGGATTTCAATCGCTGATAATGTTTACTCTCAACAAAAGCCTTAACCGTTGAGCGGTGGCATTTGCCACAGGTTTCAGGTTGATTCCATTGATTGATTTTGCTGGTTAATTCCTGCGCCGGAAGCATTCCTTCATGAGATTTTTCCTTTCCCATAGCCTTCGGGTTGCCGCCGTGACACTGGTCGCAACTGACGCCTTTATCTTTATGGGCGGAAAAATGCCATTCCAGATATTTATTGCCCAATTCAGTTGGCGAAAAGGTCGTTGAGTGACAGGCAATGCAGGAATTTGCATTCAAATTGGAATCGGTTTTTAGTTTAAGCGGTGCGGCTGATGTGAAGGGTAAATTGATAAGAATTAAAATGGCAAAGGTTAGAACACAGAGTTGTTTCAACATAATCTCACCTCGCGCTGATAAATCAAACAACACCATTGGGTCGATTCAAGTCATTAGTTAGCAAATTAGAAGCCAGTCATTTTGATCAGCTTATTCTCAAGTTTGATGGCGTTTTATCCT contains:
- a CDS encoding cytochrome c3 family protein, whose translation is MLKQLCVLTFAILILINLPFTSAAPLKLKTDSNLNANSCIACHSTTFSPTELGNKYLEWHFSAHKDKGVSCDQCHGGNPKAMGKEKSHEGMLPAQELTSKINQWNQPETCGKCHRSTVKAFVESKHYQRLKSSETGPSCATCHGHMGASVIYSPSEIANLCASCHSTINGVSPTRLDISKRARSVMESLQRTDYLVSWANLLLMRAKERKQSVSAEQEEMKTINSAMKAALDEWHSFDLNSVGDRYDVIFDQARILKERLAKKN